The genome window ATTAGTACAATtcctatataatataatttatatctagaaattgaacaattaccgtaataaataagtaattagaaaattgGGTTCTTCTTACCAAGTCtcattctttctctcgtttgaCTATCGACAAAGCTTTGAAGCCCATTTGCAATACCAAATCGAATAGCGCCAGCTTGTCCAGTAGGTCCCCCACCAGAAATGTTTGCTTCAATATCAACTTTGTCAATCATTTCCgtaaaaattaatggaaatatgACCTGTAATTCAAAATAGGTTCAGTTAAGAATAATTTCTATTGCCTCTAAAATTTAAAGTTAAGCGTTCGTTTGagaatcattaaaatttatgtaccTCAGGGCGTATCATGGTTActttactatataacgtgcataaattgaagatttttttatacctatatatgaaatttctgttttgCAAAAGTTTTgaacattaaaaaatgcacTAGTCAATTTAATTACCTAATCAATGCAAAATGTCTTACAGTGAAATGTGTCCATTAGCAAAAGGTATTGATTCTTGGCAAGTTTCCTCTCCCTTTAAAATGTTGCGAACGTGATGTACTTTATATGTTTAACAAACATCGTACTTTGAATAATGTACTTTGAATAACGTCGCTACATTTTCTCATTATCAAATacttatctatatttttataattactattGCTGTAAGTTTAATGTCTATATTTGataagtattataaatatggaatataaAAGAGTTTATCTAAAAGgtacaaaaagaagaatagaagTTAATACCATGAATCTTAATGTCtcattgttattaaatatatttctctttctactTTCACTTTCACTTTCGGTTCTGTGCCCCCATATGTCACTTGTTATAATACTTAAACTTATGATATTTACATAGAAAGTTAAGTCGATCGATTTTGTCGGATTTCGATCGACGCATTAAACATAAAGATATGTTTTTGATCATTTGCAATCGTTCACGTGCACATTACTAACTAACTACAGTTAAGGTGTGTCCACGGTTCCCAAAGATTAAACtacattttgttaatttcaattcaatCAGTACCTAGCTGATCTCaattattcttttcctttgtCAGATTTTTCACAACACTCTCCAGCattttattagtatttaataattgctCCTTCACCAACATGATCGTGTCCTCGTAGGACTGTAGTTTGTTGGCCAGATTCTCGATAACAAGTTGTAAATTTGAGTCAAAGCAGTCCTCGCTCTGCTGTCTCATCCTCATTACATGGTCGCTCAGATTAATGTTATCATCGTTCATAAACGGTATATTTTTCTGTGCGATTTCATAAGCAGCCTTTAGAATGTCCTTCGGAAGCCTTTTCTCCAAAGGATTCAACGGTTTCACTACCAAAACCCTTTTTCTGTTTTCCACGTTAATCTTATGATCGGACATCCACTTTCGAAAAGCGTATGGAATCGAACTATTATGTAACACCATCTCCGTAAACAGGATCAATTTTGTCTGGCGTACAAGCTTTGTGAGACCAGCATGATTCCTTAATCCTTGAATATCGTGAACAGCGATCCCAACCAACAAGTTCATTAAGATCACTGTGACGAACACGATGAATAGCGTGAAGAGGATCTGAGAGCATACCGACAATGGATGATAAATAACGAAAGGTCCCTCGGAGCTTCCTTCTAAACCTTCATCGATTTGCGTAATCAGTCCCTCGAAGTCCAACTCTCCGGCCATCATCGCCAGTACTTTAATGAGTCCTGTGAAAGGGTTGCCAAAAGATGGTTCACCGACGAAAATTACGCAAAAGCTAATAGTGAACCCTATCAGTAATCCAGAGTAAGCGAGCAACAGCTTGGCAAATTCGAACTGTATGTGGGTAAACATCGCTACATACGTGCCAAAGGCTGGAAGTTGGCCAACCATCAACATTAAGTTTGTCCAGGCGCATAGTATCGCGAATGCTCCGACGTAATTTTGCCAATCGTATGTACGTCCTGTGTACACGAATGACGTAACAAAAACGCTAATTATAACGATACCATCTAGCACGTTGTCAATATTGGAAAAGTACTGTTTCGCGGATGTGTACACCATGAAACCGAATATCTTCCTAGGAATGGAGATGCAAGTGAAGATTAATAAGAGGTACCATTGGATCTCGATCACTGGTCGTCTGAACAAAAATCCAGAAATACGTTTGCTGCTGCAAATCTTGGAGCTATTTGCCTCTTCGTAGTTGTAACATTTGTAAGCTAGCGCCGTGAGCACGTAAGTCGTCATACAGATCACGGTCATGGCGTAAACTAGGATCCtgagtaaataaaattttcttattttttcccattTTAGATGCAAGAAAGCCATTACCAATGGGTGCGACAGTAAATCTTTACGACGTTCCTGGACAAACGTGTTTATGAAGCTGGTCTCGCATTGATTGCCACTGGGGAAGAGTAGATCGAAGTGCAGCCTCATTTCGAACTCTCTGTTATGAGGAACGGGTCTTCTGAGTGTTATCGAGGCATCTAATCTCTGTCGAAACACCTGAAGAGATTCTGGTATCTTCCTAAGTATAATGTTCAAGGCAGAAAGTCCGGCACTGGTGGTCGCACTAACGTCTGCACCAGCCCAAATCAGTACATCGACACAGTGAGATTGTTCGTTCAGGGCTGCCACATGAAGAGGAGTGAAGCCAGTTTTGTCTGCGGCATTCACTAGGGCACCGTGTTTTAATAGAAGTTCTACGAGCTTTGCAGAAGAATAAGTAGTCATCACAGCGAAATGTAGAGGAGTTCTATGAGCTCGGTCCACCGCGTTGATGTTGGTACCAGGCGAATCTAGAAGTAATTCAACGCATTTTATCGACTGAATGAAACAAGCTACGTGAAGCGGCGTCTCTCCCATGTGATTCTTTTCGACAACGCTTGCTCCTTGTTCCAACAATAACTTCACTATTTTTACAGCTCCTGCTCTGATAGCGCAATGTAAAACTGGTTCGACCGTTTCCTGATAAAGATACGTGCTCGGTTTTGCGCCGTTATCAAGAAGTATTCGCGCTACATCCGGCGAATTTCCGAGGACAGAGAAGTGAAGAGGCGTATAATGATTGATTGGATTCCTGTAATTGATATCAACGCCCCTCTTTATCAAATGCTCGATGCAAGCTACGTTACCGCTTAACGAAGCAGCTAGGATGGCGTTCATGCCCGTACAAGGCTCCACGTAATCGAGTCTCGCGCCTGATTGTTCCAATTTCGGTAGCAGATGTACTAAACCACGGTAACAAGACCACATGTACGCTATATTTCTAATTCGTTCTCCCGGCGGCATCGCCGGCAAAGTATTGCATTTTTCTAGCTCGAGCAGTATCTTCATTTCTGCAGTCGTAAAGATCGACCACATGATCGATCTAAGATCGTTACTGTTGATCTGTGCTTGTTTAAATACGTCGAGATTATCGTAGAAGAGAGATTCGTCAACTGGCGGAGGTGTACCGGCATCAATTTCCACGTGATCGTTCGTGGTTTCGATCAAAGGGATGTCATCGATCACGATTTTCTCCGAGCTACTCGACTGTCGATATCTGACGGATCTAAAGGAAGCCAATCTAGTGGATAGGAGATCGTTTGATGGATCGTTCAAATTCGACAAAGAACAATGTATCGTTTTTCCTTCACCAGGTAATGGTAGCCTCAAAGTTTGTGTCGTTTTGTCTTTAGCAGTCTCGTTAACACCCGTCTTTGTCAAGATATTTTTGTCATCATCGAAATTGAGACAAGAACGGCGATTTTTTAATCTGGTCAAAGAATAATGTCTGGtcctttttttgttattaGCCAGCGGCTTCATTTTTGACTGACTCgttttttcaacattttcgtGTGCTCCAGCGTCTCCTTCTACCGTTCTCCAGTAATCGTTTTCGTCAACCGAGAGACGACAATCTTTTAAACTGGTTAACGAGTATCGCCGCGGCCTTTCCTCGCTAACCTTAATCGTTGCACGCTGCACGTTAATCTTCGGTATATCGCTGGAATTCTCGTACATCTGTTTATCGTCCATTATCCGTTGGAAAGGAATTTTTTTTCGTCTGTAACCAAGATGATGAAGAAACTGCGACGTAACACAAGGCACACTCTACTATCGTGGATCACCTCGAAAGAACGTTCCAATCGTCATACCTCGGCCTcactcttttcttcgtttatcaCGTCACGTCCCAAAGTCATTTAGATCACTTTAAGAGAATGCTCTCGTCATTGCAGCACACGCGACTACCGGAGTCACTCGCCCGAGTGACTTATATTAGTCGACTCGTATGGattcattctatatataagtTCAAAGGAAAAGACACGCTTCCGTTGGAGGAGCCAGTACTCCTTCGAATAGGGACCTTGAACTTAAAAACTAAACGAGATAGAGGTCACATCAACCTAAACTAACATTgcggtaaataatttttagtaaattcccttttcttatttatttatcgtacaCGTGAATTCTTctgatttctttttcatactGTAAGTTAATCACTCTATAATCCTTGGTAGAATAAACATTTCttcaagaaaattaatgtttacaTATGCAtgttagaattttatattatttcattatgataattatttatcgtagttttaaatttagagTTTATAATCATCGTTTTTACCTAAAGACAAAGGATAAAACTTGGATTATGTAACAACGATGACCATTATTTGCGTTATAtgctgattaatttttttcgaCGTTTTAGCAACGAAGCCTGTATTTACATTGTATTAAGGCTATCATCTCGCAATAGAACAAGTGGCAGTGATAACGAGAAAATGTGTTTTAAAGTTCAAGTATTATGAAAAAATGCTTTGTTGAAATATGTTAGTGCTAATTTGATATTTCCTggttttatcaattatttttttaaatttaatgcaaTGTATATCTCAACAAAtttgtaggaaatttaaaaaaaagagaaaattattaagtaATTCTTATACTAATTCTTCTTTGCactttaattatgaaaatcactgggtttaattttgtatcttttttcgtCACTCTGTTTGAGTATATTCCTCTTactgttcgaatactttttatggtttttccttctctccaTTGTTGtctttatttcaacataaGAATCCAACATTAACATACaacgatcaaataaaaaatcactTATATTTCCTATTATAAATCCTCTGTTATTTCACTGcctattttacaaaattttccaacttCGATGCCTTTTCATCCAATTTTACAACTTCCAGTTTTTCCATTTGCATTTGCTATACAGGATCGTACACAAAAAAGTTCACTGTAACACTCTGtgacaaaaatttattagacGATAATCCTACAATTTCATCTACGATtagcaaaaaattaaaattcatcaataatttattcaaatactttggcAATTAATACAGAGAAAGCCAGTGTCACGCAATATTGGGTACCGCTCTCTAAAACCGAAACACCAGACGTTGCAAGAGATCGCACGTATGTGAGTCTTTTCACAGATTCACCGCTCTTTAAGATGTTCCCGTAAAATCTAGACAAACTCGTGGACGTGAAACTTAGTGTCCTTGTTCAATTCCACCGTGATCAGTAATTATATTCTATCATTATATAggctgtatatatgtatacca of Bombus pascuorum chromosome 6, iyBomPasc1.1, whole genome shotgun sequence contains these proteins:
- the LOC132907627 gene encoding transient receptor potential channel pyrexia-like isoform X1, translating into MDDKQMYENSSDIPKINVQRATIKVSEERPRRYSLTSLKDCRLSVDENDYWRTVEGDAGAHENVEKTSQSKMKPLANNKKRTRHYSLTRLKNRRSCLNFDDDKNILTKTGVNETAKDKTTQTLRLPLPGEGKTIHCSLSNLNDPSNDLLSTRLASFRSVRYRQSSSSEKIVIDDIPLIETTNDHVEIDAGTPPPVDESLFYDNLDVFKQAQINSNDLRSIMWSIFTTAEMKILLELEKCNTLPAMPPGERIRNIAYMWSCYRGLVHLLPKLEQSGARLDYVEPCTGMNAILAASLSGNVACIEHLIKRGVDINYRNPINHYTPLHFSVLGNSPDVARILLDNGAKPSTYLYQETVEPVLHCAIRAGAVKIVKLLLEQGASVVEKNHMGETPLHVACFIQSIKCVELLLDSPGTNINAVDRAHRTPLHFAVMTTYSSAKLVELLLKHGALVNAADKTGFTPLHVAALNEQSHCVDVLIWAGADVSATTSAGLSALNIILRKIPESLQVFRQRLDASITLRRPVPHNREFEMRLHFDLLFPSGNQCETSFINTFVQERRKDLLSHPLVMAFLHLKWEKIRKFYLLRILVYAMTVICMTTYVLTALAYKCYNYEEANSSKICSSKRISGFLFRRPVIEIQWYLLLIFTCISIPRKIFGFMVYTSAKQYFSNIDNVLDGIVIISVFVTSFVYTGRTYDWQNYVGAFAILCAWTNLMLMVGQLPAFGTYVAMFTHIQFEFAKLLLAYSGLLIGFTISFCVIFVGEPSFGNPFTGLIKVLAMMAGELDFEGLITQIDEGLEGSSEGPFVIYHPLSVCSQILFTLFIVFVTVILMNLLVGIAVHDIQGLRNHAGLTKLVRQTKLILFTEMVLHNSSIPYAFRKWMSDHKINVENRKRVLVVKPLNPLEKRLPKDILKAAYEIAQKNIPFMNDDNINLSDHVMRMRQQSEDCFDSNLQLVIENLANKLQSYEDTIMLVKEQLLNTNKMLESVVKNLTKEKNN